A genomic segment from Candidatus Anaeroferrophillus wilburensis encodes:
- a CDS encoding AAA family ATPase, which yields MRQELINHLDDLEDLANLLKSSFVGKDQIVELMIICAMAQEHLLIVGPPGTAKSELVKRFALLCSPPHAGGRERTIPYFEYLLTRFTEPNELFGPVDIKTYQEQGEHRRITAGMLPRAEVAFLDEIFKANSAILNALLTILNERVYYNGGKAEVVPLLYAIGATNEVPDDSSLAALYDRFLVRVWSDNVEESRFSELFQQGWQLEKARIRTGYKMSLGNVITTAVLRSLYRSLDEVNLEPVASHYREVVRRIRSEGIELSDRRVIKLLKLIAASALRRKSLEAHAGDFWVLKHVWNDPDQMSHIAAIIDPYLEESGVDLRRPERRLELIDNDLTGLTGQQESLRTDADFADFLHQAESLRRELLGHSDSAGAAVLLDRAREAIEETMTLLEQHG from the coding sequence GTGCGTCAGGAATTGATCAACCACCTTGATGATCTGGAAGACCTTGCCAACCTGCTGAAAAGCTCTTTTGTCGGCAAGGACCAGATTGTTGAGTTGATGATTATCTGTGCCATGGCCCAGGAACACCTGCTCATCGTCGGGCCGCCGGGAACGGCGAAATCGGAACTGGTGAAGCGTTTTGCCCTGCTCTGCAGCCCGCCCCATGCCGGTGGCAGGGAAAGGACTATTCCCTATTTTGAATATCTTCTGACCCGTTTCACCGAGCCCAATGAGCTGTTCGGGCCGGTTGATATCAAAACCTACCAGGAGCAGGGGGAGCACAGGCGGATTACCGCCGGCATGCTGCCCCGGGCCGAAGTTGCTTTTCTCGATGAAATTTTCAAGGCCAACAGTGCCATCCTCAATGCGCTGCTGACCATCCTCAATGAACGAGTGTACTACAACGGCGGTAAGGCGGAGGTGGTGCCACTGCTGTATGCCATCGGAGCCACTAATGAGGTTCCCGATGATTCCTCCCTGGCCGCTCTCTATGACCGGTTTCTGGTTCGTGTATGGTCTGATAATGTGGAGGAGTCCCGTTTCAGTGAACTCTTTCAGCAGGGGTGGCAGCTGGAAAAAGCCCGGATTCGTACCGGCTACAAAATGAGTCTGGGCAATGTGATTACCACGGCGGTTCTCCGGTCGCTGTACCGGTCACTGGACGAGGTGAATCTGGAACCGGTTGCCAGCCATTATCGGGAGGTGGTCCGGCGGATCCGTTCCGAAGGCATAGAACTCAGCGACCGGCGGGTGATCAAGCTGCTCAAGCTGATTGCCGCCTCGGCTTTGCGCCGCAAAAGCCTGGAAGCTCATGCCGGGGACTTCTGGGTGCTCAAGCATGTGTGGAATGACCCGGATCAGATGTCCCATATCGCGGCGATTATTGACCCCTATCTGGAAGAGTCCGGCGTCGATCTGCGGCGGCCCGAACGGCGGCTGGAACTTATTGACAACGACCTGACTGGATTGACAGGCCAGCAGGAATCGCTGCGTACCGATGCCGATTTTGCCGACTTTCTGCACCAGGCGGAAAGCCTGCGCCGGGAGCTTCTGGGACACAGCGACAGCGCCGGCGCCGCGGTCCTGCTGGACCGGGCGCGGGAAGCTATTGAAGAAACCATGACGCTGCTGGAACAGCATGGCTGA